The Salvelinus alpinus chromosome 3, SLU_Salpinus.1, whole genome shotgun sequence genome segment acaaggtgtcgaaagcgttccacagggatgctggccagtgcttcccacagttgtgtcaaattggctggatttgggtggtggaccattcttgatacacacgggaaactgttgtgtgaaaCCCAGAATCATTTCAattcttgacactcaaaccggtgcgtctgacacctactaccataccccattgaaaggcacttaaatcttttcttGCCCatacaccctctgaatggcacacacacaatccatgtcttaaaaatcattttttgacctgtttccttcccttcatctacactgattgaagtggatttaacaggtgacatcaataagggatcatatctttcagctggtcagtctgtcatggaatgaGCAAGTGTTTCTaaggttttgtacactgtgtgcaGTAGAAGTTTAAACATTTGCTGACAGTATTCATATTTGAATGATTTTTCAAATAACATCTGTCCCTTCCCAGAGACCAACTGCAGAGTACAAAGCCTATGACTTAGTGGCTGTCTATCCTAAAACAGAGAAGTTGTTTCATGTAAGTACATTTTTCAGCATCATTATCCACTACTGACAATGTATGTTAGGATGACCCTCTGCTCATTTTGGTGTTCTACTTGTTTCAATAGGCAGCTTGCATGACATTCGATGTTGACATCATCTGTGTAGCAGTGACAGAAAAACAACCCTTCTTTTTCAAAAGATCTCCAGTAAATGGGGTAAgtatgtatacagtgccttgcaaaagtattcacaccccttggttttcttcacattttatttttacagtgggattaaaattgatgttttttttttttgtcaacaatctacacacaaagtaCTGTCAGTggaattttttggggggataaaTTCATAACTACAATATAGTCGTTGCGTCAGTATTCATCACCTTTGTTTAGgctagcctaaattagttcaggaataaaaatgtggcttaaaaaaaatcacattaagttacatggactctgtgtgaaataataggggttgacatgatttttgaatgactaacccttcctctgtcccccaatAAATAcatcagtcaagtattgaatttcaagcacagattcaattaCAAAGACCAGGAAGCTTTTCAAAAGCCTCATGAAGAAGGGCACTAAGGTTATATtgcaaaggaatacactttttggcctgaaAGCGAGGCCTTccgtttgtggcaaatccaacacatcactgagtaactgcctcatTTTCAACCAttgtggtggctacatcatggtatgggtatgcatGACATTGGCAactactggggagtttttccaggataaaaagaaacgtgGTGGCGTTAAGGacatgcaaaatcctagaggaaaacctggttgtctgctttacaccagagactgggagaattatgaaaataataatggacaaatattgcagtccaggtgtgaaaagttcttatagacttacccaagaagacagctgtaatcgatgccaaaagtgtttctaacatgtatgcaacaactatattttagttatatcATATACATGTTCTTCCaatttgacattagagtattttatgtatacgaggggtctgaatacttttgcaaggcacttgtCAGTATTTGAATTAACAACTTATTTGGTGACGCACTTACGTCTTGTTTCTTTTGGTTGGAGTGGAtacctttaaaaatatatatatagtaaaaGTGATGTAACTTATTTTTGTCAGGCAATTGAAAGAGGTGTGTTCTTTGAAATAAGTTACGCACCTGCAATCCGAGACTCCACCATGAGAAGATACACCATCGCAAATTCCATCAGTCTCGTGGAGATGTGCAAAGGAAAGGTAAACAAATACACCCATCGCGGTTCATTGTTCACCTGTTAATCCACCTACCATTTTCAAGCGGTGCGTGTAACCGcaatgttttctttcaaatagaATGTAATTGTGACGAGTGGGGCAGAAAAGGTAAGATAGAAATTAGATATTGTCTTACCCTCTTAGATGACAATCATATGAACCTTGAGCATGTTAACATCATCCTGAAATGAACCttactaatgtaaatgtgttttttgtcCCTCCTTGTTCAGCCCCTTGAGTTGAGAGGACCCTACGACATTGGCAACTTGTATCCTTACATTACCTTCTACAGTACTTGATGTAGGCTACTAGAATAGAGTGCAGACTTATGCAGGTGTGATGAGGCCAACCTGTGTCAGTGCTGTTGTCCTGAATGAAGCCTAGAGGCCTACTTTTTGGCCTGTCCGAAGGAGATGGAAAATCTGCAATCTCCACCAACTGTCGCTCAGTCCACTTACATGGAGGTGAATAGGCTGCTGTTTATTGGTCGATCAATTGAATATGTTGTCAAATCACAAATGTTATCTTCACTTGGGCAACTCACTGTCCCATTTAACCATCTATGGAATGTTCTTTTTGTAATTTATCATGTAACACTGTCATTAAACTATATTTATTACATGTTTATCAGTCTCAAAGCAGAATTTGTGGCACAGGAAAACCAATTAATGTACTGTGTTGTCATTACAGAAACAAGAAAGACTGCCTTGGGTATTGTACACACTATGAAGAAAGACCAGCCATTGACTGAGAGACAGGAGGATGTTCCAGCATCAAAGAGGGCTAAGATTGAGACTGCATAGTAGAAAGTAAAATACCTTTGGATGAATAGAGAATGTGTTTATGTAAATGCCCTTTTATGAATATCCTTATTTGTGTTAATGTGACTGTTTTCTAATggtcagtggttatatagtatgtCATGGATCAGCAACTATGATGATGCTTGTTCGTTTTAGACAAAATAATCAAATTCAGATAGCAAAGGCAGTGCTgtctatttaatacatttacagGTAAACATGTAAATACAAAAACATACTTCAGGAAGTGTATTAATATACTACACACGCATTTTCAAATCCTGTATTCTCACTGACTACCACAAAACCAGGTTGAAGCCACAGGCTTGCTTTCTGCGGAACAGTATTGTTTTTTCTTTTTACATTAAAGACAAATGAAGAATGTATCAATTCAAAGTCATTTATTTCTAAAATGTGAATGTATACTATAGTCATGCTGATGTCATAAGGCAAGTCACATTTTCCAAACGTTGAACTTTCTCTTTCCCCCCCATAGTTCATTTGTCAACCTTGAGCATTTCAGACTTCCAATAAGCTGCCTATAAAGAAACAaacatccttgggagcaaatgcAGTTATCTCAAAGTTCCAGACCAAACATCTGCTAGTTCACAAAAATTGACTCCGGTCCTTGAAGTCAGCCTAGCGTAAATTAAACCAAAGATGATCTATTGACAAGATAGTCGCATGACCTCTCTAACAATGGAGAGGGCTTATCTCACGCAGACAGATTGTGGGCTGAGTAAAT includes the following:
- the LOC139570123 gene encoding ribonuclease P protein subunit p30-like, translating into MAVFMDLNISYTTDKKRLQNVIATAAHLGYSTVAINYVVDLQQNKQGIGKPKCVSELYDTFPIVQGKSRTIKVLNRLTVVASDPSHFRPTAEYKAYDLVAVYPKTEKLFHAACMTFDVDIICVAVTEKQPFFFKRSPVNGAIERGVFFEISYAPAIRDSTMRRYTIANSISLVEMCKGKNVIVTSGAEKPLELRGPYDIGNLGLLFGLSEGDGKSAISTNCRSVHLHGETRKTALGIVHTMKKDQPLTERQEDVPASKRAKIETA